One part of the Solea solea chromosome 1, fSolSol10.1, whole genome shotgun sequence genome encodes these proteins:
- the zic1 gene encoding zinc finger protein ZIC 1, giving the protein MLLDAGPQYPTIGVTTFGSSRHHSTGEVTEREVALGINPFADGMGAFKINHSSHDIGSGQTAFSSQAPGYAAAALGHPHHPTHVGSYSTAAFNSTRDFLFRNRGFGDAAGAQHSLFASGSFAGPHGHSDAAGHLLFPGLHEQASHASSNVVNSQMRLGFSGDMYGRADQYGHVTSPRSDHYASTQLHGYGPMNMNMAAHHGAGAFFRYMRQPIKQELICKWIEPEQLTNPKKSCNKTFSTMHELVTHLTVEHVGGPEQTNHICFWEDCAREGKPFKAKYKLVNHIRVHTGEKPFPCPFPGCGKVFARSENLKIHKRTHTGEKPFKCEFEGCDRRFANSSDRKKHMHVHTSDKPYLCKMCDKSYTHPSSLRKHMKVHESTNPASQPSPAASSGYESSTPPTIVSPSTENQSSSSISPAASAVHHTASHSTLTSNFNEWYV; this is encoded by the exons ATGCTCTTGGACGCAGGACCGCAGTATCCCACCATAGGAGTCACTACTTTCGGCTCCTCGCGGCATCACTCAACAGGCGAAGTCACAGAGAGGGAAGTGGCGTTGGGGATAAATCCGTTCGCGGATGGGATGGGCGCCTTCAAAATCAACCACAGCTCCCACGATATTGGCTCCGGACAGACTGCGTTTTCCTCCCAGGCGCCCGGCTATGCAGCAGCCGCGCTGGGACACCCGCACCATCCCACCCATGTTGGCTCTTACTCCACGGCTGCTTTCAACTCCACCAGGGACTTTCTCTTCAGAAATCGGGGTTTCGGGGACGCCGCGGGCGCGCAGCACAGTTTGTTCGCCTCTGGAAGTTTCGCAGGGCCACATGGACACTCAGATGCAGCGGGGCACCTGCTCTTCCCGGGGCTCCACGAGCAGGCGAGTCATGCCTCCTCCAACGTGGTCAACAGCCAGATGCGGCTGGGCTTCTCGGGGGACATGTACGGACGCGCTGACCAGTACGGCCACGTTACGAGCCCGCGGTCCGACCACTATGCCTCGACCCAGCTGCACGGCTACGGCCCCATGAACATGAATATGGCCGCGCACCACGGAGCCGGGGCCTTCTTCCGATACATGCGGCAGCCGATCAAGCAAGAGCTCATCTGCAAGTGGATCGAGCCGGAGCAGCTCACGAATCCCAAGAAGTCGTGCAACAAAACTTTTAGCACCATGCACGAGCTCGTGACCCACTTGACGGTGGAGCATGTGGGGGGACCGGAGCAGACCAACCACATCTGCTTCTGGGAGGACTGCGCCAGAGAGGGCAAGCCTTTCAAAGCCAAATACAAACTTGTAAATCATATCAGAGTACACACCGGAGAAAAACCTTTCCCGTGTCCGTTCCCCGGCTGTGGCAAAGTATTTGCCCGATCGGAAAACCTAAAAATTCACAAAAGGACTCACACCG GCGAGAAGCCTTTTAAGTGTGAATTCGAAGGCTGCGACAGACGATTTGCAAACAGCAGTGACCGCAAGAAACACATGCACGTCCACACGTCGGACAAACCCTATCTGTGCAAAATGTGCGACAAGTCCTACACACACCCCAGCTCCCTCCGAAAACACATgaag GTCCACGAATCCACCAATCCAGCGTCACAACCATCTCCCGCGGCAAGTTCAGGGTACGAGTCCTCCACGCCTCCCACCATAGTATCACCGTCCACAGAAaaccagagcagcagctccataTCACCAGCAGCCTCAGCAGTCCACCACACAGCCAGCCACAGCACGCTGACGTCAAATTTCAATGAATGGTACGTGTAA
- the zic4 gene encoding zinc finger protein ZIC 4 isoform X2, giving the protein MSVDALGSPVMDPTFSKRNTALRLVDLAGAHHHHHHHHHTPQSVTGFPGFSSHPHSMAHSHPGEITAEPRLGPSPFGPEHMGHSAALKISPAHHYPHHHHHHHNHHMAGHSEVVSSQTGAFGPVQATSVPYSMSHTAQALSAGSYPGHYGHHPDAGNHTLFSGLHHDQPSSGSPGGQALNGQIRLGLPGEMYVRSDHLSQVASSRADPFSASSLHGYGGLNLNMNLSAHHHHHHGAGAFFRYMRQPIKQELICKWMEPELSPKKLCSKTYSTMHELVTHVTVEHVGGPEQANHICFWEECPREGKPFKAKYKLVNHIRVHTGEKPFPCPFPGCGKVFARSENLKIHKRTHTGEKPFKCEFDGCDRRFANSSDRKKHSHVHTSDKPYNCKVRGCDKSYTHPSSLRKHMKVHCKSPPPSSGYESSTPSLVSPSSDLGREPGGSSVLSEPVGASQPANLSEWYVCHSSGASGAQTPPSGASTPDHSTDEPPYRHPEPRDAF; this is encoded by the exons ATGAGCGTGGATGCATTGGGAAGCCCCGTGATGGACCCTACGTTTTCCAAACGGAACACGGCGCTGAGATTAGTTGACTTGGCAGGGgctcaccaccatcaccatcatcaccaccatacCCCTCAGAGCGTGACAGGCTTCCCGGGGTTCAGCAGCCATCCACACTCAATGGCTCACTCGCACCCTGGGGAGATTACTGCGGAACCCCGCCTGGGGCCGAGTCCATTCGGGCCAGAACACATGGGGCACTCCGCGGCCCTCAAAATCAGCCCAGCCCATCATTATccccaccaccatcaccaccaccacaatcaTCATATGGCAGGCCACAGTGAAGTGGTCTCCAGTCAAACGGGAGCTTTTGGCCCGGTTCAGGCGACGTCGGTCCCTTATTCTATGTCTCACACGGCCCAGGCTTTATCCGCAG GTAGCTATCCCGGACACTATGGTCACCACCCTGACGCTGGGAACCATACCCTCTTCTCCGGACTCCATCACGACCAGCCTTCTAGCGGATCACCGGGTGGCCAAGCTTTGAATGGACAAATAAGGTTAGGACTACCTGGAGAAATGTACGTGAGGTCTGATCACTTGAGTCAAGTGGCAAGCTCCAGGGCTGATCCGTTCTCCGCCTCGTCTTTGCACGGCTACGGTGGTCTGAATCTGAACATGAATCTCAGCgcccaccatcatcaccaccacggCGCCGGAGCGTTTTTCCGCTACATGAGGCAGCCGATAAAGCAGGAGCTCATCTGCAAGTGGATGGAGCCCGAGCTCTCGCCGAAGAAACTTTGCTCGAAAACTTACAGCACCATGCACGAGCTCGTCACGCATGTCACGGTGGAGCACGTCGGAGGACCCGAGCAGGCGAACCACATATGTTTTTGGGAAGAGTGTCCGCGGGAAGGCAAACCGTTTAAAGCCAAGTACAAACTTGTCAATCACATCCGAGTGCACACCGGCGAGAAACCGTTCCCTTGTCCGTTCCCAGGCTGCGGGAAAGTCTTTGCAAGATCCGAGAATCTAAAGATTCATAAAAGGACGCACACAG GTGAGAAACCCTTCAAATGTGAGTTCGACGGCTGCGACAGACGCTTCGCCAACAGCAGTGACCGGAAAAAGCACTCGCACGTCCACACCAGCGATAAGCCATACAACTGCAAAGTGAGAGGCTGCGATAAGTCCTACACGCACCCGAGCTCCCTGAGGAAACACATGAAGGTGCACTGTAAGTCCCCACCCCCGAGTTCTGGGTACGAGTCCTCCACTCCGTCCCTGGTCTCCCCCTCCTCGGACCTGGGCCGAGAGCCAGGAGGCTCCTCGGTGCTGTCGGAGCCGGTGGGAGCCTCGCAACCCGCGAATTTAAGCGAGTGGTACGTGTGCCATAGCTCAGGTGCCAGCGGCGCCCAAACACCGCCCAGCGGGGCCTCCACACCCGACCACTCCACAGACGAGCCTCCGTACAGACACCCAGAACCAAGAGACGCGTTTTAA
- the zic4 gene encoding zinc finger protein ZIC 4 isoform X1 yields MSVDALGSPVMDPTFSKRNTALRLVDLAGAHHHHHHHHHTPQSVTGFPGFSSHPHSMAHSHPGEITAEPRLGPSPFGPEHMGHSAALKISPAHHYPHHHHHHHNHHMAGHSEVVSSQTGAFGPVQATSVPYSMSHTAQALSAGRDFLIRRDLTAQAMPVLTDQTAGSASHHGMFVSTTGSYPGHYGHHPDAGNHTLFSGLHHDQPSSGSPGGQALNGQIRLGLPGEMYVRSDHLSQVASSRADPFSASSLHGYGGLNLNMNLSAHHHHHHGAGAFFRYMRQPIKQELICKWMEPELSPKKLCSKTYSTMHELVTHVTVEHVGGPEQANHICFWEECPREGKPFKAKYKLVNHIRVHTGEKPFPCPFPGCGKVFARSENLKIHKRTHTGEKPFKCEFDGCDRRFANSSDRKKHSHVHTSDKPYNCKVRGCDKSYTHPSSLRKHMKVHCKSPPPSSGYESSTPSLVSPSSDLGREPGGSSVLSEPVGASQPANLSEWYVCHSSGASGAQTPPSGASTPDHSTDEPPYRHPEPRDAF; encoded by the exons ATGAGCGTGGATGCATTGGGAAGCCCCGTGATGGACCCTACGTTTTCCAAACGGAACACGGCGCTGAGATTAGTTGACTTGGCAGGGgctcaccaccatcaccatcatcaccaccatacCCCTCAGAGCGTGACAGGCTTCCCGGGGTTCAGCAGCCATCCACACTCAATGGCTCACTCGCACCCTGGGGAGATTACTGCGGAACCCCGCCTGGGGCCGAGTCCATTCGGGCCAGAACACATGGGGCACTCCGCGGCCCTCAAAATCAGCCCAGCCCATCATTATccccaccaccatcaccaccaccacaatcaTCATATGGCAGGCCACAGTGAAGTGGTCTCCAGTCAAACGGGAGCTTTTGGCCCGGTTCAGGCGACGTCGGTCCCTTATTCTATGTCTCACACGGCCCAGGCTTTATCCGCAGGTAGGGATTTCCTCATCCGGAGAGATCTGACGGCTCAAGCCATGCCAGTGCTGACTGACCAGACTGCTGGTTCAGCCTCTCACCACGGaatgtttgtctcaacaacagGTAGCTATCCCGGACACTATGGTCACCACCCTGACGCTGGGAACCATACCCTCTTCTCCGGACTCCATCACGACCAGCCTTCTAGCGGATCACCGGGTGGCCAAGCTTTGAATGGACAAATAAGGTTAGGACTACCTGGAGAAATGTACGTGAGGTCTGATCACTTGAGTCAAGTGGCAAGCTCCAGGGCTGATCCGTTCTCCGCCTCGTCTTTGCACGGCTACGGTGGTCTGAATCTGAACATGAATCTCAGCgcccaccatcatcaccaccacggCGCCGGAGCGTTTTTCCGCTACATGAGGCAGCCGATAAAGCAGGAGCTCATCTGCAAGTGGATGGAGCCCGAGCTCTCGCCGAAGAAACTTTGCTCGAAAACTTACAGCACCATGCACGAGCTCGTCACGCATGTCACGGTGGAGCACGTCGGAGGACCCGAGCAGGCGAACCACATATGTTTTTGGGAAGAGTGTCCGCGGGAAGGCAAACCGTTTAAAGCCAAGTACAAACTTGTCAATCACATCCGAGTGCACACCGGCGAGAAACCGTTCCCTTGTCCGTTCCCAGGCTGCGGGAAAGTCTTTGCAAGATCCGAGAATCTAAAGATTCATAAAAGGACGCACACAG GTGAGAAACCCTTCAAATGTGAGTTCGACGGCTGCGACAGACGCTTCGCCAACAGCAGTGACCGGAAAAAGCACTCGCACGTCCACACCAGCGATAAGCCATACAACTGCAAAGTGAGAGGCTGCGATAAGTCCTACACGCACCCGAGCTCCCTGAGGAAACACATGAAGGTGCACTGTAAGTCCCCACCCCCGAGTTCTGGGTACGAGTCCTCCACTCCGTCCCTGGTCTCCCCCTCCTCGGACCTGGGCCGAGAGCCAGGAGGCTCCTCGGTGCTGTCGGAGCCGGTGGGAGCCTCGCAACCCGCGAATTTAAGCGAGTGGTACGTGTGCCATAGCTCAGGTGCCAGCGGCGCCCAAACACCGCCCAGCGGGGCCTCCACACCCGACCACTCCACAGACGAGCCTCCGTACAGACACCCAGAACCAAGAGACGCGTTTTAA